Proteins co-encoded in one Cytobacillus sp. NJ13 genomic window:
- a CDS encoding bifunctional 2',3'-cyclic-nucleotide 2'-phosphodiesterase/3'-nucleotidase produces MLSPLGSGASAESLPKNVLSNEAYVKLKIMETTDVHGSIMNHDYYSDTPVDKGLVKVSTLIKEERAENENNLLFDNGDLLQGNPYTDYIAKEDPLTFADRLSGKDRFKTAVEVSKKGWDSSDVVVIARADDFADALAATPLAYKYDAPILLTKTKELNADTKNEIKRLGAKKVLIVGGTGAVSTSIQQEISKDLKVWVKRISGADRFETAAEIAGELGGSADTAILAYGGDYPDALSIAPYAAKNGIPILLTGKNSLPKATADALANKENTILVGGTGVISTAVEKAVKNPTRYSGKDRFQTAVKVATELDEIKSKVFVSNGYGFADALTGSVLAAKEDAPLLLVKQGSLPAGTDALVDGKSVVLLGGKGVVSEGLIENETHPIYEAMNQLDYDGATLGNHEFNYGLDFLEGSLKGAEFPYVNANVYKDDHDNDPTNDVNYIKPYQIIEKKVKDESGKEQTVKVGVIGFVAPQIMQWDKANLQGKVVTEDVVASAKKWIPEMKKDGAEVVVALSHSGFDGDKTNKENTAFALSEVEGIDAILMGHTHKSFPSNDASFKVDGVDAAKGTINGVAAVQANVDGSNLGVIDLTLAKVDGKWTVKDSQSEVRVTSKDVANDQALVNVLKSSHEETVKYINSPVGETTAPIHSYFARVQDDPSVQIVSNAQKEFVENVLKGTEYENLPVLSSAAPFKAGRNGASEYTNIPKGTITIKNVADLYKYPNTVQAVKLNGAEVKEYLEWTAGNFNKIDPSKTEEQNLINSDFAAYNFDTLDGVTYEIDVTQPAKYDSAGKVVNEGVSRIKNLEFNGKPVNEDQEFVIATNNYRAAMSVVNPDGNRIIYQSADENRQVVMNYIIKNKTINPSADQNWKLSPIYGDVNVTFESSPAAKEIAASTENIEYVGEGTNGFHKYAVNMSKPFEVQLLGINDLHGQLDTFNAKLGAEGAGGIEYLAAYLKEREAANPNTFMLHAGDVAGASSPVSALLQDEPTIKLLNEIGFDLGTLGNHEFDEGVDEMLRLINGGSHPKTVDEYGEFEGASFPYVVSNVVDEKTGEPILDPYVINEVNGVKIGFIGVAYSDTPTIVTPSGVAGVKFTDEVEAINKYAKELKDQGVESIVVVSHNPIKSDNDGSNPTEELVDIAKAVDDEVDVMFGGHNHQYANTVVDGKLLVQSFSYGTAFSDVDLTIDPVTKDIIKKEAEIVTTYRDGIEPDTEIKAMLDVYIEDVAPILNEKIGTTTTGISRDENADGESPMGNLIADSMIAATGSDFAFMNPGGIRAEIDAGEITWKEAFTVQPFGNDLVTMDLTGAQIKTLLEQQWGSKQRILKVSGLKFSYDTSKEAGKRIVSVTKADGTPIADTETYSVTVNNFMADGGDELHVLKEGKNRVVDVVDLEALVTYIKDQGEVNPVTEGRIIKVNK; encoded by the coding sequence ATGCTTTCTCCATTAGGATCCGGCGCATCAGCGGAATCTTTACCGAAAAATGTCTTATCCAATGAGGCATATGTAAAACTTAAGATCATGGAAACGACTGATGTCCATGGAAGCATTATGAACCATGACTATTATTCAGATACACCTGTCGATAAGGGTCTTGTAAAAGTGTCGACTTTGATAAAAGAAGAACGGGCTGAGAATGAAAATAACTTGCTGTTCGATAATGGCGACCTCTTACAGGGAAATCCTTACACAGATTACATAGCGAAAGAAGATCCGCTGACGTTTGCGGACCGTTTATCAGGCAAAGACCGTTTTAAAACGGCTGTGGAAGTTTCGAAAAAGGGCTGGGACTCATCCGACGTTGTGGTAATTGCCAGAGCAGATGACTTTGCAGATGCGCTTGCTGCTACACCTTTGGCGTATAAATATGATGCCCCGATACTATTAACAAAGACGAAAGAACTAAATGCTGATACAAAAAATGAAATTAAGCGATTAGGAGCTAAGAAAGTCCTGATTGTGGGCGGTACAGGAGCTGTCTCTACATCAATACAGCAAGAAATTTCTAAAGATTTGAAAGTTTGGGTTAAAAGGATTTCAGGCGCTGATCGCTTCGAAACAGCTGCTGAGATCGCAGGTGAATTAGGCGGAAGTGCAGATACGGCAATACTGGCTTACGGCGGTGACTATCCGGATGCCCTTTCCATTGCCCCATATGCAGCTAAAAATGGCATTCCAATCCTGCTAACAGGCAAGAACTCTCTTCCAAAAGCAACGGCTGATGCGCTTGCAAACAAGGAAAATACGATTCTTGTAGGTGGTACCGGCGTAATTAGTACAGCTGTTGAAAAGGCTGTAAAGAATCCAACACGCTATTCTGGCAAAGACCGTTTCCAAACAGCTGTAAAAGTAGCGACTGAGCTTGACGAAATCAAGAGCAAAGTATTTGTTTCAAACGGCTATGGGTTTGCGGATGCTTTAACAGGCTCTGTATTGGCTGCTAAAGAAGATGCTCCATTGCTGCTGGTTAAGCAAGGCTCATTGCCGGCGGGGACTGATGCACTTGTAGACGGGAAATCTGTCGTTCTTCTTGGTGGAAAAGGTGTTGTTTCTGAAGGTTTAATCGAAAACGAAACGCATCCAATCTATGAAGCAATGAATCAATTGGATTATGATGGTGCAACTTTAGGAAATCATGAATTCAACTATGGACTTGATTTCTTGGAAGGAAGCTTAAAAGGTGCTGAATTCCCTTATGTAAATGCCAATGTTTATAAAGATGATCATGATAATGACCCAACTAATGATGTAAACTACATCAAACCATACCAAATCATCGAAAAGAAAGTAAAGGATGAAAGCGGTAAAGAGCAGACAGTTAAAGTGGGAGTCATTGGCTTTGTTGCCCCTCAAATCATGCAGTGGGACAAGGCCAACCTTCAAGGCAAAGTGGTGACGGAGGATGTTGTAGCTTCTGCCAAGAAGTGGATACCTGAAATGAAAAAAGATGGTGCTGAGGTGGTTGTTGCATTATCTCACAGCGGGTTTGACGGAGATAAAACAAACAAAGAAAATACGGCATTTGCACTAAGCGAAGTAGAGGGTATTGATGCGATCTTAATGGGCCATACCCATAAATCATTCCCAAGCAATGATGCGTCTTTTAAAGTGGATGGAGTAGATGCAGCTAAAGGAACCATTAACGGAGTTGCGGCTGTACAAGCGAATGTTGATGGAAGCAATCTTGGTGTCATTGACCTGACTTTAGCAAAAGTGGATGGAAAATGGACTGTAAAGGATTCCCAATCAGAGGTTCGTGTTACTTCTAAAGACGTGGCTAACGATCAGGCGCTTGTAAATGTATTAAAATCTTCGCATGAAGAAACGGTTAAATACATTAACAGCCCTGTTGGCGAAACAACTGCACCTATCCACAGCTATTTTGCACGTGTACAGGATGACCCATCTGTACAAATTGTAAGCAATGCACAAAAAGAGTTTGTAGAAAATGTGCTTAAAGGAACAGAATATGAGAACCTTCCTGTGCTATCATCTGCTGCTCCATTTAAAGCAGGCAGAAACGGTGCAAGCGAATATACAAATATCCCTAAAGGTACAATCACCATTAAAAACGTGGCTGACCTTTACAAATACCCTAATACTGTACAAGCAGTTAAATTAAACGGTGCAGAAGTCAAGGAGTATTTGGAGTGGACCGCTGGAAACTTTAATAAGATTGACCCTTCAAAAACAGAAGAACAAAATCTGATTAACAGTGATTTCGCAGCTTACAACTTTGATACTTTAGATGGAGTAACATATGAAATTGATGTAACTCAGCCGGCTAAATATGATTCAGCTGGAAAAGTTGTGAACGAAGGCGTCAGCCGTATCAAGAATTTGGAATTCAATGGCAAGCCTGTCAATGAAGACCAGGAATTTGTCATTGCAACAAATAACTACCGCGCAGCTATGTCAGTTGTAAATCCTGATGGCAATCGTATCATTTATCAATCTGCTGACGAAAATCGCCAGGTTGTCATGAATTACATTATCAAGAACAAGACAATCAATCCATCTGCTGACCAGAACTGGAAGCTTTCTCCTATCTATGGTGATGTGAATGTTACATTCGAATCGTCCCCAGCAGCAAAAGAAATAGCAGCAAGTACTGAGAATATTGAATATGTTGGTGAAGGAACAAACGGCTTCCACAAGTATGCAGTTAACATGTCAAAACCGTTTGAAGTTCAATTATTGGGAATCAATGACCTTCACGGACAGCTTGATACCTTTAATGCAAAGCTTGGTGCTGAAGGTGCCGGCGGAATTGAATATTTAGCAGCCTACTTAAAAGAGCGTGAAGCAGCAAATCCTAACACATTCATGCTTCATGCAGGGGATGTGGCAGGAGCAAGCTCACCAGTATCTGCATTGCTGCAGGATGAGCCAACGATTAAGCTATTAAATGAAATTGGCTTTGATCTAGGAACACTCGGAAACCATGAATTTGACGAGGGCGTTGATGAGATGCTTCGCCTGATCAACGGCGGAAGCCATCCCAAGACAGTTGATGAGTACGGTGAATTCGAAGGGGCAAGCTTTCCTTACGTAGTTTCTAACGTTGTTGATGAAAAGACTGGTGAGCCAATTCTAGATCCGTATGTCATTAATGAAGTAAATGGAGTTAAGATAGGGTTTATTGGTGTGGCTTACTCTGATACGCCTACTATTGTAACTCCAAGCGGTGTTGCTGGCGTGAAGTTTACCGACGAAGTCGAAGCCATCAACAAGTATGCTAAAGAATTGAAAGACCAAGGCGTAGAATCTATCGTCGTGGTATCTCACAACCCAATTAAATCTGATAATGATGGATCTAACCCAACGGAAGAGCTTGTAGATATCGCAAAAGCTGTAGACGATGAAGTTGATGTCATGTTCGGCGGCCATAACCATCAGTATGCAAACACTGTTGTTGACGGCAAGCTGCTTGTACAATCCTTCTCCTATGGAACTGCATTCTCTGATGTAGATCTTACGATTGACCCTGTAACAAAGGACATCATTAAGAAGGAAGCTGAAATCGTAACGACTTATCGCGATGGCATTGAGCCAGATACAGAAATTAAAGCGATGCTTGATGTATACATTGAAGACGTTGCTCCGATCTTAAACGAAAAAATTGGTACAACAACAACCGGTATCAGCAGAGATGAAAATGCTGACGGCGAGTCTCCGATGGGTAACCTGATTGCTGACTCTATGATTGCTGCAACAGGATCTGACTTTGCATTCATGAACCCAGGCGGTATCCGTGCAGAAATTGATGCAGGGGAAATCACTTGGAAGGAAGCATTCACTGTACAGCCATTCGGTAACGACCTTGTAACAATGGATCTGACTGGTGCACAAATTAAAACTTTATTAGAACAGCAATGGGGTTCTAAGCAAAGAATTCTTAAGGTTTCCGGTTTGAAATTCTCTTATGATACATCGAAAGAAGCTGGCAAGCGCATCGTATCTGTTACAAAAGCGGATGGAACTCCAATCGCAGATACTGAAACATATTCAGTAACGGTTAACAACTTCATGGCTGATGGTGGAGATGAATTGCACGTTCTGAAAGAAGGCAAAAACCGCGTAGTCGATGTAGTAGATTTAGAGGCATTAGTTACCTACATTAAAGACCAAGGCGAAGTGAACCCTGTTACAGAAGGGCGTATTATAAAAGTTAATAAGTAA
- a CDS encoding cell wall-binding repeat-containing protein, with the protein MKKAIILSALLTLALPFGQAKAEDAPTHRISGKDRYETAVNISAEGWDTSAVAVLATGKDFPDALSATPLAYKYGAPLLLTPASSLPDSVKNELKRLKVTTVYLIGGKSVISENIEKELNSLGISSITRLSGADRYETSVKVAKQLGNPESVVVATGEGFPDALSIAPIAAQLEMPILLTKKNSVPSSVSQFVNSEQPVESFVIGGTGVISAQVASAFPMPERISGVNRYATNSKVIQYFEDAIDMDLPVIATGENYPDALAGSAFAAATWNPVILTHPTKPHQTTIDTVQAYSDYAELYYVLGGNKVVTDQAVNTLLQK; encoded by the coding sequence ATGAAAAAGGCTATCATTCTATCTGCGTTATTAACACTGGCATTACCTTTTGGACAAGCGAAGGCAGAAGATGCACCAACCCATCGCATCTCAGGCAAAGACCGTTACGAAACGGCAGTAAATATCTCTGCTGAAGGCTGGGACACGTCCGCAGTTGCTGTGTTGGCTACAGGAAAAGATTTTCCAGATGCATTAAGTGCGACACCTCTTGCTTATAAATATGGTGCACCACTCCTTTTAACACCAGCCAGCTCATTGCCGGATAGTGTAAAGAATGAATTAAAGCGCCTTAAGGTTACAACGGTATATTTAATTGGAGGGAAGTCCGTTATTTCTGAAAATATAGAGAAAGAGCTTAACAGCTTAGGGATCTCATCAATAACTAGACTAAGTGGTGCAGATCGCTATGAAACATCTGTAAAAGTTGCCAAACAGCTAGGGAACCCAGAAAGTGTTGTGGTCGCGACCGGGGAAGGTTTTCCGGATGCACTATCAATTGCTCCAATAGCGGCACAATTAGAAATGCCAATTCTCTTAACCAAAAAAAATTCGGTTCCGTCTTCAGTAAGTCAGTTTGTTAATTCAGAACAGCCGGTGGAGTCTTTTGTTATAGGCGGTACGGGAGTCATTAGTGCACAAGTGGCTAGTGCATTTCCAATGCCGGAACGTATCAGCGGGGTAAACCGTTATGCAACAAACAGCAAAGTCATTCAGTATTTTGAAGATGCGATTGATATGGATTTACCAGTGATTGCAACAGGTGAAAATTATCCGGATGCACTGGCTGGATCAGCCTTTGCTGCCGCTACCTGGAATCCAGTAATCTTAACCCACCCAACTAAACCGCACCAAACAACAATTGATACGGTCCAGGCATATTCTGATTATGCCGAGCTTTATTATGTACTGGGCGGTAATAAAGTTGTGACTGACCAAGCGGTAAATACTTTGTTGCAGAAGTAA
- a CDS encoding cell wall-binding repeat-containing protein, translated as MKKGIVFLAALVLLSSTLFSIPASANNGFEEMKSKLQVEDEYPDITEQEPNDYFTEANSIALEDNVTGTMSPEDWDMYKITIPKKGGFLLAGEVLEAFTSMTGQISVVIYKENADGTREDITEVRSSFDEEGGFYAEAILEPGTYYLQLTDNYEITRGEKYTFTTMLFEPEVYRISGKDRYETAVNVAYEGWQYTGANEILLATGTDFPDALAAAPLGHYLDAPILLTKNNSLPESVIQAIRELGVSKVTIIGGTGVVSQGIETYLKNTLGLTVERISGSTRYDTAVKIANKLPIQESAIVVSGQNYPDALSIGPYAAITGMPILLSQSNTLPSATAAQVKKYNNTFVIGGTGAVSENVRKQLPSPVRVSGKNRYETSVNVSKYFYSAGIDSAFVTTGSNFADALTGSVLAGYYVEPIVLTTPNTLHPAAKEHFVDEQVLWYTIIGGKGAVSLDVEDEIWSLIQQ; from the coding sequence GTGAAAAAAGGTATTGTGTTTTTAGCTGCTCTCGTTCTGCTATCCTCTACTCTCTTCTCAATTCCAGCATCAGCAAACAATGGTTTTGAAGAGATGAAATCCAAGCTTCAAGTTGAAGATGAGTATCCAGATATTACGGAGCAAGAACCCAATGATTATTTTACCGAAGCAAATTCAATCGCTTTGGAAGATAACGTTACGGGTACGATGAGTCCGGAAGATTGGGACATGTACAAGATTACCATCCCTAAAAAAGGCGGGTTTCTCCTTGCTGGGGAAGTGTTAGAAGCTTTCACAAGTATGACTGGTCAAATTAGTGTTGTCATCTATAAGGAAAATGCTGATGGAACCAGGGAGGATATAACGGAAGTGAGAAGCTCCTTTGATGAAGAAGGCGGTTTTTATGCTGAGGCTATTCTAGAACCCGGCACATATTATTTACAGTTAACCGACAACTATGAAATTACTAGAGGCGAAAAATATACGTTCACCACCATGCTATTCGAACCGGAAGTATACAGGATTTCCGGTAAAGATCGCTATGAAACAGCTGTAAATGTGGCATACGAAGGGTGGCAGTATACTGGTGCTAATGAAATATTACTGGCAACTGGTACAGACTTTCCGGATGCATTAGCAGCTGCGCCACTTGGCCACTATTTAGATGCCCCTATTTTACTGACTAAAAATAATTCGCTGCCAGAATCGGTTATTCAGGCCATTCGTGAACTGGGTGTATCGAAAGTAACGATTATTGGAGGTACCGGCGTCGTATCCCAGGGGATTGAGACCTATCTCAAGAATACGCTTGGATTAACGGTTGAACGCATTTCTGGAAGCACAAGATATGATACGGCAGTTAAAATTGCAAATAAATTACCTATACAAGAGTCAGCTATTGTGGTTTCCGGACAAAATTATCCGGATGCATTATCGATTGGGCCATATGCTGCTATTACTGGCATGCCAATCTTATTATCTCAGTCTAATACACTTCCGTCTGCAACTGCAGCTCAAGTAAAAAAATATAACAATACATTTGTTATAGGCGGAACAGGTGCCGTTTCAGAAAATGTTCGTAAACAGTTACCTAGCCCTGTTCGAGTCAGCGGAAAAAACCGCTATGAGACATCAGTGAATGTATCAAAATATTTCTACTCAGCTGGAATTGACTCTGCATTTGTGACAACAGGAAGTAATTTTGCAGACGCACTAACGGGCTCTGTATTGGCAGGATATTATGTTGAGCCTATAGTGTTAACAACACCAAATACACTTCACCCAGCTGCAAAAGAACACTTTGTTGATGAACAAGTCCTGTGGTACACCATTATTGGCGGCAAAGGTGCAGTGAGCCTTGATGTTGAAGATGAAATTTGGTCACTCATTCAACAATAA
- a CDS encoding class D sortase, with translation MKTLIYLLLLLGAAITVYSLFEIRDSKIQVEERKEAAVKMLNEDTEKKLIFEQNETIGLLSVPKINKDIPIIEGTDNDQLEAGVGHYTGTAFPGQKDQIVLSGHRDTVFRKFDQLKVGDIFTVKLSYGDFSYEIYDTKILDADDLSIIKSTSPEEVLTVTTCYPFNFIGDAPERFIFYARPIN, from the coding sequence ATGAAAACGCTTATTTATTTGCTTCTATTGCTTGGAGCAGCCATTACGGTTTATTCATTGTTTGAGATAAGAGATTCCAAAATTCAGGTTGAGGAAAGAAAAGAGGCAGCGGTTAAAATGCTGAATGAAGATACAGAAAAGAAGCTAATATTTGAACAAAACGAAACGATCGGACTTCTTTCGGTTCCTAAAATTAATAAGGATATCCCCATCATCGAAGGTACAGATAATGATCAGCTTGAGGCTGGGGTAGGGCATTATACCGGGACGGCATTTCCTGGCCAAAAAGACCAAATTGTGCTTTCAGGTCACAGGGACACGGTCTTTCGGAAATTTGACCAGCTTAAGGTCGGGGACATCTTTACAGTGAAATTGTCGTATGGGGACTTTTCTTATGAAATATATGATACGAAGATCCTTGATGCGGACGATCTTAGTATTATTAAAAGCACGTCTCCCGAAGAGGTACTGACTGTCACTACCTGCTACCCTTTTAACTTTATCGGGGACGCTCCAGAGCGGTTTATCTTTTATGCCCGGCCAATAAATTAG
- a CDS encoding leucine-rich repeat domain-containing protein has protein sequence MKKRKSWFNIAVVMGIIFSLFSPISQTHGLTTAAAMIDLADPVVEDGKVSLTWKTILSVQDQSPETYKIIKNDEILDVEPTLISNETLGENVIKTYEYMDQAAAEEQVYVYSIKCQQGDVELTSAAKTVSVYIEDNQSSQEESKEPAEQATEERAEAAKPSEGSQEQPASEQGSVPAEEPAAINAEEVILDNPNLEKIIREQLPKPEGALLKEDLEKLTFLNVNDRFGDVDSLKGLELAVNLQHLIIEDVSISVISVLENLTNLTELKLNSLPLENIDSLLMLPLLERVQIGNLKMDLGLSEVLRDLSLRGTQIEVLDDSKSFLLNVYRITESSAQVSWGMYGSGKVDKYTLTVNGEIIATVDGDVYEHQLTGLKPSTSYNIKVSALSAGSVVAENEYSFKTLPSPLGEKVKIPDSNLEAAIKEELGLDRELYTSDMERLTALFAPGMEIETLDGLEHAVNLDHLVIFDNRVEDLTPLKNLTKLVILDIGDNPVSDSSIIKNLMKLANLDVSYTGFEDFTFLKELPSLQTVYLYGNLQIEDHAPSIEALEYLRSKGVEVNYDFDENVNMEIYTDFVNESKIGISWDYWTEEEDDYSYPDQYVLSVDGVEKEISGETNSEILTGLKPETEYSFKVKAYQEGKLIGKAALTVKTAQLPSGEVIHFTDKKLEKALKERLGLDRDIQESDMLSLISIDLSSAGIKDLSGLEKAVNLEELSLWDNNIKDLSPLGGLTHLMSLDLDGNPITDLKPLTGLSNLHALFLSNTGIKDFSSLNNLSGLMYLTLSNNGIESIPDLSGLKSLEILELSSNNITSLKGLEGLSNLMMLTIESNPVSDFSALSKMKLLYLDASYTDMQNLKWAADLTQLEGLAVAGNNLNDISPLKNLKNLSMLMANDNQISDIRVLLELERLEYVTLFNNEGLDLSEGSEAMKIIEQLLAKGVFVEYESITEGMLYIDSIASTSNTIDVSWTYEGEEGIEEYKLYLNGEQIGSTDPSEPFYTFEGLESGKEYEIMVEALSGEEIIDYGFAFVWTLSEDLNFTDVSTSDSAIEASWEYTGNEELSGYNVYLDGEFLEFVDVETNSYTFEELMPRTSYTLALEAVNTEESVVSYTSTDVQTDSDSAIKFVDVTATENTIEAYWEYAGSGIDEYSLYLDGELAATLDPEESFYEFTGLIEGTEYEISIEAILDGEVVAFDSLLISTEEAEEEDGGTVPGKDPGKGGTPEKDKGKTGSPTKNQNVKDNKPAKQTVKNTKSGKKLPNTATNMYNMLALGLTLLLAGSMLMLWRSRRKKLV, from the coding sequence ATGAAGAAAAGAAAAAGCTGGTTTAACATTGCAGTGGTTATGGGGATTATTTTCTCCCTTTTTAGTCCAATTTCACAGACACATGGACTGACAACTGCAGCTGCCATGATTGATTTGGCGGACCCTGTGGTGGAGGATGGAAAGGTATCGTTAACCTGGAAAACAATATTATCTGTCCAGGATCAAAGCCCGGAAACCTATAAGATTATTAAAAACGATGAAATCCTGGATGTCGAGCCAACTTTGATATCCAATGAAACCCTGGGGGAAAATGTCATTAAAACATATGAGTATATGGACCAGGCTGCAGCAGAAGAGCAGGTATATGTTTACTCTATTAAGTGCCAACAGGGTGATGTGGAGTTAACAAGTGCTGCAAAAACAGTATCGGTATACATAGAGGACAACCAATCCTCACAAGAAGAAAGTAAAGAGCCTGCGGAACAGGCAACAGAAGAAAGAGCTGAAGCTGCCAAGCCTTCAGAAGGCAGCCAGGAGCAGCCGGCGTCTGAACAGGGTTCCGTTCCAGCCGAAGAACCAGCTGCTATTAATGCTGAAGAGGTTATCCTGGATAACCCTAATCTTGAGAAAATCATCCGCGAGCAGCTTCCTAAACCAGAAGGCGCCCTTTTAAAAGAAGATCTGGAAAAGTTAACTTTTCTGAATGTAAATGACCGATTTGGAGATGTTGATAGTTTAAAAGGATTAGAGCTTGCAGTTAATCTGCAGCATTTAATAATTGAAGATGTATCTATATCAGTTATAAGCGTCCTTGAGAACTTAACAAACCTCACTGAATTAAAACTAAATTCATTGCCTTTGGAGAATATTGATAGTCTGCTAATGCTTCCGCTTCTGGAAAGAGTTCAAATAGGGAATCTGAAGATGGACCTAGGTCTATCAGAAGTTCTAAGGGATTTATCCCTTAGAGGTACTCAGATTGAGGTTTTGGATGACAGTAAATCGTTTCTTTTAAATGTCTATCGGATTACCGAATCCTCTGCCCAAGTTTCATGGGGGATGTACGGGTCAGGAAAAGTAGACAAATACACTTTAACTGTTAACGGGGAAATCATTGCCACAGTAGATGGTGATGTATATGAACACCAATTAACGGGGCTGAAGCCATCAACCTCCTACAATATTAAAGTAAGCGCTTTAAGTGCCGGAAGTGTTGTGGCAGAAAATGAATATTCCTTTAAAACGCTGCCTTCTCCGCTGGGAGAAAAGGTGAAAATACCGGACTCTAATCTTGAAGCAGCCATCAAGGAAGAGCTTGGCCTTGATCGAGAACTTTACACGAGTGACATGGAAAGATTAACGGCTCTCTTTGCTCCGGGAATGGAAATTGAAACACTTGATGGTTTGGAGCATGCCGTGAATTTGGACCATCTGGTTATTTTTGATAACAGAGTAGAGGATTTAACTCCTCTTAAGAATCTAACAAAGCTTGTCATCCTGGATATTGGCGATAACCCTGTTTCAGATTCTTCCATTATTAAGAATCTGATGAAGTTAGCCAACCTGGATGTATCTTACACAGGATTTGAAGACTTTACTTTCTTAAAAGAACTTCCAAGTCTTCAAACGGTTTATCTTTATGGAAACCTTCAGATTGAGGACCATGCTCCATCAATAGAGGCACTTGAGTATCTGCGTTCAAAAGGTGTGGAAGTGAATTACGATTTTGACGAGAATGTGAATATGGAAATCTATACTGATTTTGTGAATGAATCGAAAATCGGAATCTCCTGGGACTATTGGACAGAGGAAGAGGATGATTACTCCTATCCTGATCAATATGTGCTTTCTGTGGACGGTGTGGAAAAAGAAATATCAGGCGAAACAAACTCAGAAATTTTGACTGGCCTGAAGCCGGAGACAGAGTATAGCTTTAAAGTAAAAGCTTATCAGGAAGGGAAATTAATCGGAAAGGCAGCGTTGACTGTAAAAACAGCACAGCTGCCAAGTGGAGAGGTTATTCATTTCACGGATAAGAAGCTGGAAAAGGCATTGAAGGAGCGGCTTGGGCTGGATCGTGATATCCAGGAAAGTGACATGCTCTCGCTGATTTCGATAGACTTATCATCCGCTGGAATTAAGGACCTATCCGGCCTGGAGAAAGCGGTCAATCTGGAGGAACTGTCTCTTTGGGATAATAACATCAAAGACTTATCCCCATTAGGCGGCCTAACACACTTAATGAGTCTGGATTTAGATGGAAATCCGATTACAGACCTTAAACCGTTAACAGGATTATCTAATCTGCATGCACTGTTTCTTTCCAATACAGGAATTAAAGATTTTTCCAGCTTAAATAACCTATCCGGCTTAATGTATTTGACACTCTCAAATAACGGCATTGAAAGTATTCCGGATTTATCCGGGCTGAAAAGCCTCGAAATATTGGAGCTTAGCAGCAATAACATAACCTCTCTTAAGGGGCTTGAAGGACTTTCAAACCTGATGATGCTGACCATTGAAAGCAATCCGGTTTCCGACTTTTCAGCACTGTCTAAAATGAAGCTGCTTTATTTGGATGCTTCTTATACAGATATGCAAAACCTTAAGTGGGCTGCAGATTTAACCCAATTAGAGGGCCTTGCAGTTGCTGGAAACAATCTCAACGATATCTCACCACTGAAGAATTTGAAAAACTTATCCATGCTTATGGCAAACGATAATCAGATTAGTGATATTCGTGTACTTCTTGAGCTTGAAAGATTAGAATATGTAACTTTATTCAACAATGAGGGACTCGATCTATCGGAAGGCTCCGAAGCAATGAAAATCATTGAACAGCTGCTGGCAAAGGGGGTTTTTGTCGAATACGAAAGCATTACTGAAGGAATGCTTTATATTGACTCCATAGCTTCAACAAGCAATACCATTGATGTCTCCTGGACATATGAAGGGGAAGAGGGGATTGAGGAGTATAAGCTGTATCTGAATGGCGAGCAAATAGGAAGTACAGATCCTTCTGAACCTTTCTATACGTTTGAAGGATTGGAGTCCGGAAAAGAATATGAAATCATGGTAGAAGCATTGTCTGGAGAAGAAATTATAGATTACGGCTTTGCTTTTGTGTGGACCTTGAGCGAAGATTTGAATTTCACGGATGTCAGTACATCAGATAGCGCAATTGAAGCCTCATGGGAATATACAGGGAATGAAGAACTGAGCGGCTATAATGTCTATTTGGATGGCGAGTTCCTGGAGTTTGTTGATGTCGAAACAAACAGTTATACCTTTGAAGAATTAATGCCGAGAACATCCTATACATTAGCCCTTGAAGCGGTCAATACAGAAGAATCAGTTGTTTCTTATACTTCCACTGACGTTCAGACAGACAGTGACAGTGCTATAAAGTTCGTGGATGTTACAGCAACTGAAAACACGATTGAGGCTTATTGGGAATATGCAGGCTCAGGGATTGATGAGTATTCCCTGTATCTGGATGGAGAATTAGCGGCAACTCTGGATCCTGAAGAATCATTCTATGAATTCACCGGCTTAATAGAAGGTACTGAATACGAAATTAGCATTGAGGCTATTCTGGATGGAGAAGTTGTTGCGTTTGATTCGCTGCTGATTAGCACGGAAGAAGCTGAGGAAGAGGATGGAGGCACTGTTCCTGGTAAAGATCCCGGCAAAGGCGGAACACCGGAAAAAGATAAAGGTAAAACAGGCTCACCGACAAAAAATCAGAACGTGAAAGATAACAAACCAGCCAAACAGACTGTAAAAAACACTAAATCAGGCAAGAAGCTTCCAAACACAGCGACGAATATGTATAACATGCTGGCGCTGGGGTTGACTCTGTTATTAGCAGGGTCCATGCTCATGCTATGGCGCAGCAGAAGAAAGAAGCTTGTATAA